The Neobacillus sp. OS1-2 genome includes a window with the following:
- a CDS encoding DUF1836 domain-containing protein, with amino-acid sequence MEKIKKIIDELVLETSLSLDEIPKIDLYMDQVIQLFENKFNASKRNEDEKVLTKTMINNYAKGKLIFPIQNKKYSKEHLILMGLIYQLKGALSINDIKVTLSGMNKKIVDEDVDLDTFYLSYLHLTGRNTVDFKVDMEERVKDVKEEIAKNEKESSLYLEQVLMISSLVHMSNLYRRVAEKLVDEIVVEKEGKSQR; translated from the coding sequence ATGGAAAAAATAAAAAAGATTATCGATGAACTTGTCTTAGAAACAAGCTTATCCTTGGATGAAATACCTAAAATAGATTTATATATGGATCAAGTCATTCAATTATTTGAAAATAAGTTCAATGCGTCGAAGCGGAATGAGGACGAAAAGGTACTTACCAAAACGATGATTAATAACTATGCAAAGGGAAAGCTAATCTTTCCGATTCAAAATAAAAAGTATTCGAAAGAGCATTTGATCTTAATGGGTTTGATTTACCAGCTTAAAGGGGCACTATCAATCAATGATATTAAGGTAACCCTTAGTGGCATGAACAAAAAGATTGTAGATGAGGATGTTGATTTAGATACTTTTTATTTAAGCTATTTGCATCTGACCGGCCGAAATACGGTTGATTTTAAAGTGGATATGGAGGAGCGGGTGAAGGATGTTAAAGAGGAAATTGCCAAGAATGAAAAGGAGAGTTCCCTCTATCTCGAACAGGTGCTCATGATTTCATCCCTTGTTCACATGAGTAATTTATACCGAAGAGTAGCCGAAAAGCTTGTAGATGAAATCGTTGTTGAAAAAGAGGGAAAGAGTCAAAGATAA
- a CDS encoding glycosyl hydrolase family 28-related protein — translation MPRYDKTHDPLKNSELLERISGKRLDMVRVIKETEEYFEHYRLEPCLRISKKKHALTFSEKMKERLFRLTAKPSHLLAPSRMKVDSQGNVVPDWKGKLDHEFTRLAENIATEVNVVDFGAVGDGKTDCTEAFKKALATGRVKIVIPPGVFITKEIRLPSWTWLVGSGKGLTTIKLHNQAPKGKRLLTNANHWRGNHHIFVERMSLDWNVERLGEVTKTSTWGNHSSCLTFANVTYGWIKDVEGINPGLHCFDISSTQYNYAGDGYRARGGSKYVWIDQVTGYGFGDDGITTHHSDYIFISNSHMCDPSGRAHQKGFSNSNGIEVDDGSRNVLLVNNSSARCFGGVEIKAHQNSSAASNVQIVGHLSVNDNRAFNFRHIGHHKITDAASQSAFNIIAVNLAAIAPIFTDLYMNSTPRGMVISAYRNVVVNHFTLIGDPDYDYKGNPLIALQYRARNVCLNNLSASNFTNAGAMIKVYGGENRADSIQINHVLSKDLSSKEIEVGVGVQHIKMQQIT, via the coding sequence ATGCCAAGATACGATAAAACCCATGACCCGCTAAAAAATAGCGAACTACTTGAGCGAATTAGCGGAAAACGACTTGATATGGTAAGGGTAATCAAAGAGACCGAGGAATATTTTGAGCACTACCGTTTGGAACCATGTCTTCGAATTTCCAAAAAGAAACATGCACTTACTTTTTCCGAAAAAATGAAGGAGCGGTTATTCCGCCTTACGGCTAAACCTTCACATCTTTTGGCACCATCGCGAATGAAAGTGGATAGTCAAGGAAATGTGGTGCCCGATTGGAAAGGCAAGCTTGACCATGAATTTACACGGCTAGCTGAAAACATCGCAACGGAAGTGAATGTTGTGGATTTTGGTGCTGTTGGGGATGGAAAAACGGATTGCACGGAAGCTTTTAAAAAGGCACTCGCCACGGGACGGGTGAAGATTGTTATACCCCCAGGAGTGTTTATCACAAAAGAAATCCGTCTGCCGTCTTGGACATGGCTTGTTGGATCTGGAAAAGGGTTAACCACTATTAAGCTTCATAACCAAGCCCCCAAGGGAAAACGCCTACTTACAAACGCGAATCATTGGCGAGGCAATCACCATATTTTTGTCGAAAGAATGAGCTTAGACTGGAATGTCGAGAGGCTTGGTGAAGTGACAAAAACGAGTACATGGGGCAATCATTCCAGCTGCCTGACCTTTGCTAATGTTACCTATGGCTGGATTAAGGATGTTGAAGGAATTAATCCAGGGCTTCATTGCTTCGATATTTCCTCCACACAGTACAATTATGCGGGTGACGGGTATCGTGCCCGCGGCGGCAGCAAGTATGTCTGGATCGATCAAGTAACCGGTTATGGCTTTGGTGACGATGGGATCACGACACACCATAGTGATTATATCTTCATTTCCAATTCCCATATGTGCGATCCGAGCGGACGTGCGCATCAGAAAGGTTTTTCCAATTCTAATGGAATCGAAGTGGATGATGGTTCGCGAAATGTGTTATTAGTGAACAATTCATCCGCGAGGTGCTTTGGCGGCGTGGAAATTAAAGCCCATCAGAATTCCTCTGCAGCATCCAATGTGCAAATAGTTGGGCATCTCTCAGTGAATGATAATCGGGCCTTTAACTTCCGCCATATCGGGCATCACAAAATCACTGATGCCGCATCACAATCAGCCTTCAATATTATCGCTGTGAACCTTGCAGCAATCGCACCAATTTTTACAGACTTATATATGAATTCTACACCGCGAGGCATGGTTATTTCCGCCTACAGGAATGTCGTAGTTAACCATTTTACACTGATTGGCGATCCCGATTATGATTACAAAGGGAATCCTTTAATTGCCCTCCAATATCGGGCAAGAAATGTGTGCTTAAATAATCTTTCTGCCTCTAATTTTACGAATGCTGGCGCCATGATTAAAGTTTATGGCGGCGAAAATCGTGCGGATTCTATTCAAATCAATCATGTGCTTTCTAAGGATTTATCTTCTAAAGAAATAGAGGTCGGAGTAGGGGTCCAACATATTAAAATGCAGCAAATCACATAA
- a CDS encoding DUF488 family protein: MSTIFLKRVYEPYDAIDGCRILIDRLWPRGISKEAARLSYWFKEIAPSPELRKWFCHKPELFEEFTDKYLKELRTDDDKQRYIRQIFEIASSERVTLLYGAKDPVNNHAQVLMLELAQLMEEEKR, translated from the coding sequence ATGTCTACTATTTTTCTGAAAAGAGTGTATGAACCATATGATGCGATAGATGGCTGCCGAATTTTAATCGATCGGCTGTGGCCACGGGGGATTTCTAAAGAAGCGGCGAGGTTATCTTATTGGTTTAAGGAAATTGCTCCAAGTCCAGAGCTGCGGAAATGGTTTTGCCATAAACCTGAGCTATTTGAGGAATTTACCGATAAATATCTTAAAGAGCTTCGTACAGATGATGATAAACAACGATATATCAGGCAGATTTTCGAGATTGCATCAAGTGAAAGAGTCACACTACTCTATGGCGCAAAGGACCCGGTCAATAATCACGCACAAGTTTTAATGCTTGAACTTGCTCAATTAATGGAAGAAGAGAAAAGATAA
- a CDS encoding excisionase family DNA-binding protein, whose product MYLTIKETAEYLSVPEATVKSLIQQKKVRALFDGSEYLIYKEQFNTHLKQLEKYKQLIDEILSEPIPESIDVKDED is encoded by the coding sequence TTGTACCTTACCATAAAAGAAACAGCAGAATATTTATCCGTACCAGAAGCGACCGTCAAAAGCCTTATCCAACAAAAGAAAGTTCGTGCCCTATTTGATGGCAGCGAGTATCTAATATACAAAGAACAATTCAATACCCACCTAAAACAACTAGAAAAATACAAACAACTAATCGATGAAATCCTGAGCGAACCAATCCCAGAGAGTATCGATGTGAAAGACGAAGATTAA
- a CDS encoding YitT family protein, translated as MFRLLFQIIVIGLCSILFGFAFNTFLIPHKLTSGGVTGIAFFIHHFTSINTGWVILAINFPLFFIGLKYLGKRFVLLTGYAVLVLSLSMKFIPIHAISPDIMLSSIIGGALYGIAVGIIIRLGGSTGGTDIISLTLAKQKNMQVGFLNTCMNLLVVGISGLIFGWNITLYTIIAIYVAGRAVDMVYTTQNKLTLTIVTEKYDELSEALIRLHARGVTITDAEGAYTHTPKKVLTTVITKFELNETKHAIRTVDSKAFVNIMQTMEVMGRFRRD; from the coding sequence TTGTTTCGATTACTTTTTCAAATTATTGTTATTGGGCTATGCTCCATTCTTTTCGGATTTGCCTTTAATACCTTCCTTATCCCACATAAGCTTACATCAGGTGGTGTAACAGGCATTGCCTTTTTCATTCACCATTTTACGTCCATTAATACTGGATGGGTTATTTTAGCCATTAATTTTCCCTTATTTTTTATAGGATTGAAATACCTTGGAAAAAGATTTGTATTGCTTACTGGTTATGCTGTTCTGGTTTTATCGTTAAGTATGAAGTTTATTCCGATTCATGCGATTAGCCCTGATATTATGCTATCATCGATTATTGGCGGTGCCCTGTACGGGATCGCTGTAGGAATCATTATCCGTCTTGGAGGATCCACTGGCGGAACGGACATTATCAGTCTTACGCTTGCCAAACAAAAAAATATGCAGGTTGGCTTTTTAAATACCTGTATGAATCTTTTGGTAGTCGGAATTTCCGGATTGATCTTTGGATGGAATATCACATTGTATACAATTATTGCCATCTATGTAGCTGGTCGTGCTGTGGATATGGTTTACACCACCCAGAATAAGTTGACATTAACCATTGTAACGGAAAAATATGATGAGCTTAGTGAGGCCTTGATCCGGCTTCATGCCAGAGGGGTTACGATAACCGATGCGGAGGGAGCCTATACACATACACCAAAAAAGGTGTTAACCACCGTCATCACCAAATTCGAACTGAACGAAACAAAACATGCCATTCGGACAGTGGATTCGAAGGCATTTGTAAACATCATGCAAACGATGGAAGTCATGGGACGCTTCCGCAGAGATTAA
- a CDS encoding rhodanese-like domain-containing protein yields the protein MTYKKISPKELHERLQSEEKLVLLDVRSKEKFNEFHIKESCNLPKTVIFQLGEEEGTPLSLPKGQDIIVTCTTGNSAAKCAAILDDHDYRVTVLDGGLTAWKAYLGSQED from the coding sequence ATGACTTACAAAAAAATATCACCAAAGGAACTCCATGAAAGGCTGCAAAGTGAGGAAAAGCTAGTCCTTCTGGATGTTCGGTCGAAAGAAAAATTTAATGAATTTCATATAAAGGAAAGCTGCAATCTACCCAAGACGGTTATTTTTCAATTAGGCGAGGAAGAGGGTACACCACTATCCTTACCGAAAGGCCAAGATATCATCGTCACCTGTACAACAGGTAACTCCGCAGCAAAATGCGCCGCGATCCTAGACGATCATGACTATCGTGTGACCGTTTTGGATGGAGGTCTGACGGCGTGGAAGGCGTATCTGGGTTCACAGGAAGATTGA
- a CDS encoding N-acetylmannosamine-6-phosphate 2-epimerase, translated as MKTPDQLFEQLKGKLIVSCQALPDEPLHSPFIMGRMAYAAMLGGASGIRANSVEDIREIKKTVDLPIIGIIKRVYEGSEVFITPTLGEIELLYQEGVDIIAIDATTRVRPDGKTINEIFPIIKEKYTNQLFMADCSNYEDAKLAYELGFDCIGTTLRGYTRDTRGQNLPDVHLIERLVKDIPLPIIAEGGIWSPEDLKAVFDRGIHMAVVGSAITRPMEITKRFVNAIS; from the coding sequence ATGAAAACACCTGATCAATTATTTGAACAGCTAAAAGGAAAACTAATAGTCTCTTGCCAAGCTCTTCCGGATGAGCCACTTCACAGCCCTTTTATTATGGGGAGAATGGCTTATGCGGCAATGCTTGGAGGAGCAAGTGGGATTCGAGCAAACAGTGTGGAGGATATTCGAGAAATAAAAAAGACAGTCGATTTACCAATTATAGGCATTATAAAACGTGTCTATGAAGGGTCTGAAGTGTTCATTACTCCCACTCTAGGAGAAATAGAACTCCTATATCAAGAAGGCGTCGATATTATTGCTATTGATGCAACTACAAGGGTAAGACCAGATGGAAAGACGATAAATGAGATTTTTCCTATAATAAAAGAAAAGTATACTAACCAGTTATTTATGGCTGATTGCTCAAACTATGAGGATGCTAAATTAGCCTATGAATTGGGCTTCGATTGTATTGGAACAACGTTAAGAGGATATACAAGAGACACTCGTGGGCAGAATCTCCCTGATGTTCATTTAATCGAGAGGTTAGTAAAGGACATTCCTCTCCCAATAATTGCCGAGGGGGGAATTTGGAGCCCTGAAGATTTAAAGGCTGTATTTGATCGAGGAATCCATATGGCAGTAGTGGGGTCGGCCATTACAAGACCGATGGAAATCACAAAAAGATTTGTTAATGCAATAAGCTAA
- a CDS encoding DUF4097 family beta strand repeat-containing protein yields MKRILILLLVITGLYIVFNQAQRFDVFGAGSEGNKDGQAAISNDIQTIKVDVSSVSTTIIPEDRTNLKAVYNGKQLLKVAENGDTVEVSVRSKGFHFFDWTPFTEKSKLKIYIPQDFDRNMTIDLGSGNVNFSGQSKEKPMKLNEVTIDIGSGNMDFKNLIAKRWSQDIGSGNVKIDSLKTETGTFDLSSGNMDIKHYIGAVEADVSSGRLNIQMDKLADSIKMDVSSGNVGLDLPDHADFTLSSDVSSGTISCDFPLTTKEVNKHSIQGKHGSGKYKIDLDVSSGNIKIH; encoded by the coding sequence GTGAAGAGAATATTGATATTACTATTGGTGATTACCGGGTTATATATAGTGTTCAATCAGGCCCAGCGCTTTGATGTATTTGGCGCTGGCAGTGAAGGAAATAAAGACGGGCAAGCAGCTATTTCAAATGATATTCAGACCATTAAAGTAGATGTTTCAAGTGTCAGTACAACCATTATTCCTGAAGATCGCACTAATTTAAAGGCCGTTTATAACGGGAAGCAACTATTGAAGGTTGCAGAAAATGGGGATACTGTGGAAGTTTCCGTAAGAAGCAAGGGTTTCCATTTTTTCGACTGGACACCGTTCACAGAAAAATCGAAGCTTAAAATTTATATTCCTCAGGATTTCGACCGAAATATGACCATCGATTTGGGTTCAGGAAATGTAAATTTTTCCGGACAGTCTAAAGAAAAGCCGATGAAATTAAATGAGGTAACCATTGATATTGGTTCCGGGAACATGGATTTCAAAAATCTAATTGCTAAACGCTGGAGTCAGGATATTGGCTCTGGAAATGTGAAGATTGATTCCCTAAAAACGGAAACAGGCACTTTTGACCTTAGTTCCGGCAACATGGATATCAAACATTATATTGGGGCAGTTGAGGCAGATGTATCATCTGGAAGGCTAAATATCCAAATGGACAAATTAGCAGATTCGATTAAAATGGATGTAAGCTCAGGGAATGTCGGACTTGATTTACCTGATCATGCTGATTTTACCCTTAGTAGTGATGTCAGCAGCGGCACCATTTCTTGTGATTTTCCTTTGACCACAAAAGAGGTTAATAAACACAGTATCCAGGGCAAACATGGTTCTGGTAAATATAAAATCGACCTTGATGTTTCTAGTGGCAATATTAAGATTCATTAA
- a CDS encoding dipeptidase, producing MNIIDLHCDALMKLQEANGALRFADSPELHTNKTRLQTGQIKVQCFAIFIEPYLKGDQKFQVALEQIDYFYKEVLGRNPDMVHIKEWSDFDRLKIGQIGAMLTLEGVDAIGNDLAKLHILYQLGVRSIGLTWNQANLAADGAGEPRGAGLTLFGKEIVEFNNEHQILTDVSHLSDKGIWEVIELAKYPIASHSNARALCQHPRNLTDEQAKALFAKGGMIHVVYHPPFVKEAGEVSIADLVKHIDHFCSLGGLRQIGLGSDFDGISMFVKGLEDASKSQNLINELLKNFKEEEVRGFAFENFLNHRPGIGS from the coding sequence ATGAATATCATCGACCTTCATTGTGATGCCTTGATGAAGCTCCAGGAAGCAAATGGGGCACTAAGGTTTGCAGATTCACCGGAATTACATACAAATAAAACCCGATTGCAAACAGGCCAAATTAAGGTGCAATGCTTTGCGATTTTCATTGAGCCCTACCTTAAAGGAGATCAGAAATTCCAGGTCGCTCTTGAGCAAATCGATTATTTTTACAAAGAAGTGCTGGGGAGAAATCCCGATATGGTCCATATCAAGGAATGGTCTGATTTTGACCGCTTAAAAATAGGGCAGATTGGTGCCATGCTCACGCTGGAGGGTGTAGATGCAATTGGCAATGATTTAGCAAAACTCCATATTCTTTATCAACTCGGTGTTCGCTCCATAGGCCTAACATGGAATCAAGCAAATCTTGCGGCTGACGGTGCCGGTGAGCCGCGCGGCGCCGGTCTAACGCTATTCGGGAAAGAGATTGTTGAATTTAATAACGAGCATCAAATTCTTACAGATGTATCGCATTTAAGTGACAAAGGGATTTGGGAGGTTATTGAATTAGCCAAATATCCAATTGCGAGTCATTCCAATGCACGCGCATTATGCCAGCACCCACGAAACTTAACGGATGAACAGGCAAAAGCGCTGTTTGCCAAAGGGGGAATGATTCATGTTGTCTACCATCCGCCTTTTGTTAAAGAAGCAGGTGAGGTGTCAATTGCGGACCTGGTAAAGCATATTGATCATTTTTGCTCGCTAGGAGGATTACGGCAAATTGGTTTAGGATCGGATTTCGATGGAATTTCAATGTTTGTAAAAGGTCTAGAGGATGCCTCTAAAAGCCAAAATCTCATCAATGAGTTGTTAAAGAATTTTAAAGAGGAAGAAGTAAGGGGCTTTGCCTTCGAAAACTTCCTTAACCATCGTCCTGGTATTGGATCCTAG
- a CDS encoding bile acid:sodium symporter family protein codes for MLKRLNQKLQKVMPLITPVSVVLGILLSAYLKDFSYLIPWIFAFITFAGSLGSNFKSLKDVVLHPFPIFLTMLILHVLMPLWAWGVGHIVFTDDVYTITGLVLGMVIPTGITSMMWASIYKGNIPLVLSVILIDTLLSPILVPLSMSLFVGQSVEMDFFGMLKGLLGMIVIPSVIGMLLNQATKGKINDHLGANLAPISKIALGIVVALNGAVVAPYLKHINLKLLVIMVTVFFIALIGYVLSFLLGRLMKRDRDTVITMTFTGGMRNISAGAVIAVSFFPAAVAVPVIVGMLFQQVLASTNGHFIDRFYHKKVKKTGSVAL; via the coding sequence ATGCTGAAAAGACTTAATCAAAAACTGCAAAAGGTTATGCCGCTCATCACTCCTGTCAGTGTCGTATTGGGTATACTGCTTAGCGCCTACCTAAAGGATTTTTCTTATTTAATTCCGTGGATTTTTGCCTTTATTACATTTGCTGGCAGTTTAGGATCCAACTTCAAATCACTGAAAGATGTAGTTTTACATCCGTTTCCCATTTTCCTAACGATGTTAATCCTGCATGTCCTCATGCCGCTTTGGGCCTGGGGGGTCGGTCATATTGTTTTTACTGATGATGTCTATACCATTACGGGTCTTGTATTAGGAATGGTGATCCCAACAGGCATTACAAGTATGATGTGGGCGTCCATCTATAAAGGGAACATTCCTCTGGTTTTATCAGTGATATTAATTGATACATTACTCTCTCCAATCCTTGTTCCGCTCTCAATGTCTCTTTTTGTCGGCCAATCGGTCGAAATGGATTTCTTCGGGATGTTAAAAGGATTGTTGGGAATGATTGTCATCCCTTCCGTTATCGGGATGCTGCTAAACCAAGCAACAAAAGGGAAAATCAATGATCATTTAGGTGCTAATCTTGCGCCAATTTCTAAAATTGCTCTCGGTATTGTTGTAGCACTTAATGGTGCAGTCGTTGCCCCCTATTTAAAACATATCAACCTGAAACTTCTTGTCATCATGGTGACCGTCTTTTTTATCGCCTTAATAGGATATGTCCTTTCCTTCCTTTTAGGCCGGTTGATGAAAAGAGATCGAGATACAGTGATCACCATGACTTTTACAGGTGGAATGAGAAATATCAGTGCTGGTGCCGTCATAGCTGTATCCTTTTTTCCAGCTGCGGTAGCTGTCCCTGTCATTGTTGGGATGCTGTTTCAACAGGTGCTTGCCTCAACAAATGGCCATTTTATCGATCGCTTTTATCATAAAAAGGTGAAAAAAACGGGATCTGTAGCCTTATAA
- a CDS encoding COX15/CtaA family protein: MTIKRLAFISILLTYVLIVFGGYVASSNSGMGCGPEWPLCNGDVVPTLKGDTLIEFAHRFIGAVLGGITIWLFFKFIRAKVELTARLVTFFMLVLLIVQVLLGAIVVVRDLPSIMITIHLLVAMLFLASLIWIWSYPGLEENSLQSHSTKERHGPVIKHLNFLFVLLLLTLAFGAYIKHESYGLACGWLGCRQSFLPSTTPELLQTIHRGVAVLSTLYILVLTYWSFVKGWGRGLQRRLVLCSLTVLFQLLVGTIVVLKMIDLPWAVLHLAVATGLFAFVSETRIYLGNRIMKANTTVLSNGKWRNLE, translated from the coding sequence GTGACGATTAAACGCTTAGCATTCATCAGCATACTACTAACCTATGTATTAATCGTATTTGGGGGCTACGTGGCTTCCTCAAATTCGGGTATGGGATGTGGACCAGAATGGCCATTATGTAATGGAGACGTCGTCCCAACTTTAAAAGGGGATACATTGATTGAGTTTGCCCACCGATTTATCGGAGCAGTGCTTGGGGGGATCACCATCTGGTTATTTTTTAAGTTCATTCGTGCAAAGGTCGAATTAACTGCTAGGTTAGTAACATTTTTTATGCTTGTATTGCTGATTGTTCAGGTGCTTCTAGGAGCTATAGTGGTCGTTCGCGACTTGCCTTCGATCATGATTACCATTCATTTACTGGTGGCGATGCTTTTTCTGGCGAGTCTTATTTGGATTTGGAGTTATCCCGGCCTTGAGGAAAACTCTTTGCAAAGCCATTCCACGAAAGAGCGGCATGGCCCAGTTATCAAGCATCTAAACTTCCTATTTGTGCTCCTTTTGCTGACACTTGCATTTGGTGCATATATCAAGCACGAATCCTACGGTTTAGCCTGTGGGTGGCTTGGCTGCAGGCAATCATTTCTTCCCAGTACAACTCCTGAATTATTGCAGACCATACATCGCGGTGTAGCAGTCCTATCTACTCTTTATATTCTTGTCCTAACTTATTGGTCATTTGTAAAAGGATGGGGTAGGGGTCTACAAAGGCGTCTTGTGCTCTGTTCCCTGACCGTGCTTTTTCAACTGTTGGTTGGTACAATTGTCGTGTTGAAAATGATTGACCTCCCATGGGCAGTCCTACACCTTGCCGTGGCAACAGGTTTGTTTGCTTTTGTTAGTGAAACAAGGATTTATCTGGGGAACAGAATTATGAAGGCTAACACGACCGTATTGTCGAACGGAAAATGGAGGAATCTCGAATAA
- a CDS encoding hemolysin III family protein, protein MNSYMREPINGLTHLAGAIFAFIGLLAMVIKAALTTPTPLALSAVIIFGVSMILLYSASATYHMVIARANVIAFLRRLDHSMIFILIAGTYTPFCFISLNGKTGAILFSIISGVAISGVVFKMVWFNCPRWISTALYIAMGWMIVFVFSPLTSSLNPVGLFLLVLGGIFYTIGGIIYGAKPKFLESKYLGFHEIFHIFILLGSLAHFLSVYLYVI, encoded by the coding sequence ATGAACAGTTACATGAGGGAACCTATTAATGGATTAACCCATTTGGCAGGGGCCATTTTTGCCTTTATCGGTCTGCTAGCAATGGTTATAAAAGCGGCATTAACCACACCGACTCCGCTTGCACTTTCGGCCGTCATCATTTTTGGCGTCAGTATGATTTTGCTTTACTCGGCATCGGCGACCTATCACATGGTTATTGCCCGTGCTAATGTCATTGCCTTTTTAAGACGGCTGGACCATTCAATGATTTTTATATTAATTGCCGGTACTTACACACCGTTTTGTTTTATTAGTTTAAACGGAAAAACCGGTGCCATTCTATTTTCGATTATCTCAGGTGTCGCTATTAGTGGAGTCGTTTTTAAAATGGTGTGGTTCAACTGTCCTCGCTGGATTTCAACCGCCTTGTACATCGCGATGGGCTGGATGATTGTGTTTGTTTTTTCACCCTTAACTAGCAGCCTAAACCCTGTCGGATTGTTTTTATTGGTACTTGGTGGAATTTTCTATACTATAGGTGGAATCATTTATGGGGCAAAACCAAAGTTTTTAGAATCGAAGTATTTAGGCTTCCACGAGATTTTTCACATTTTTATTTTACTTGGCAGCTTAGCACATTTTTTATCTGTTTATTTGTACGTCATTTAA
- a CDS encoding purine/pyrimidine permease, giving the protein MNDLTKRDSGFLSGVQGIQWAVFMLTNVIAVPVVVGAAFHMPPSDISSFMQRMLFVSGAATLIQVFMGHRLPVVEGAAGMWWAIFILLGTMSAPTEQGLLLQQLEMGLIIAGLFLAILGFLPIIEKVRLLFTPIVTGVYLILLVAQLSGSFFKSILGITATGQLNGKIAFICFVEIIIILLFSLKVKGIWKSMGPLVGIVVGWLLFHFFGLLHLGKTYEPTSWFMVPKLLEWGSPKFDVGIVLTSIITSVVLISNVIASILVVGIALEREIQPKQYQKGIFGNGVNLFVSGIFSVVGVVPLSVSAGFITTTGIKKMRPLVIGAILIMAAGFFPYIGGFLSTLPLEVAYASLFIPFSQMMGFGIRDLMGQEPSSRNLLVIGLSLMVGIGMMFMPPQGFESVAPWLRNIVANGLLVGLIFCLLLEHVLFREKKGAISANN; this is encoded by the coding sequence ATGAATGACTTAACTAAAAGGGACAGTGGCTTTTTGTCAGGGGTGCAGGGGATCCAGTGGGCAGTCTTTATGCTCACCAATGTGATTGCTGTACCCGTTGTCGTGGGGGCGGCGTTTCATATGCCGCCTTCAGATATTTCATCCTTTATGCAGCGGATGCTATTTGTCTCTGGTGCCGCAACGTTAATCCAAGTGTTTATGGGCCATCGTCTGCCGGTTGTCGAAGGGGCGGCGGGGATGTGGTGGGCGATATTTATTCTGCTTGGGACAATGAGTGCACCGACTGAGCAAGGCCTTTTACTGCAACAATTGGAAATGGGTCTGATCATTGCTGGCTTATTTTTAGCTATATTGGGATTTTTACCCATTATCGAAAAAGTTCGTTTGCTCTTTACCCCAATTGTGACAGGAGTATATTTGATCCTTCTGGTCGCCCAGCTGAGCGGCTCCTTTTTTAAGAGTATTCTTGGTATCACTGCGACAGGGCAATTAAATGGGAAAATCGCGTTTATTTGTTTCGTTGAAATTATCATTATCTTGTTATTCTCCTTAAAAGTAAAGGGAATATGGAAGAGTATGGGGCCACTGGTCGGCATTGTTGTCGGCTGGTTGCTGTTTCACTTTTTCGGATTACTTCATCTCGGAAAGACCTACGAGCCAACAAGCTGGTTTATGGTACCTAAATTATTGGAATGGGGTTCTCCGAAATTTGATGTCGGGATTGTCCTGACGTCCATCATTACCTCGGTCGTTCTTATCTCAAACGTTATTGCCAGCATCCTTGTGGTAGGAATTGCGCTTGAAAGGGAAATCCAGCCGAAGCAGTATCAAAAAGGGATTTTCGGTAACGGAGTTAATTTATTCGTTTCCGGAATCTTCTCAGTTGTGGGTGTTGTTCCTTTATCCGTTTCGGCAGGTTTTATTACCACAACAGGCATTAAGAAGATGCGACCGCTTGTAATCGGTGCTATCCTGATTATGGCTGCAGGTTTTTTCCCTTATATCGGCGGGTTTTTATCAACATTGCCATTAGAGGTTGCCTATGCTTCCTTGTTTATTCCTTTTTCGCAAATGATGGGCTTCGGAATTCGCGACCTAATGGGGCAGGAACCATCATCACGGAATTTACTTGTGATAGGCCTTTCCTTAATGGTCGGAATTGGCATGATGTTTATGCCGCCACAAGGCTTTGAAAGTGTGGCACCATGGCTCAGAAATATCGTCGCCAATGGACTCTTAGTCGGATTGATTTTTTGTTTATTACTTGAACATGTGCTTTTTCGGGAAAAGAAGGGTGCAATTAGTGCAAATAATTAA